In the Chromatiaceae bacterium genome, one interval contains:
- a CDS encoding M48 family metallopeptidase, which translates to MNKPVNASKGARIALSLLLLAAPAPPAMALDTDLPDLGNSAGSLMSPKRERDLGKAFMRGVRRSEKVMDDPLLADYIEHLGQKLVAASDVKGTPFHFFLIDDPTINAFAGPGGHIGVFSGLVMTTDTESELAAVLAHEIAHVTQQHLMRAWESTSQLSIPSAAVLLAAIVLGATVGGDAAAAAAVGGQAALIQQQINFTRANEQEADRVGIDILAHSGFEPRAMPSFFDRMGKANRIYASKLPEFLMTHPVTTSRTADALGRAEQFAYRQAPEDLRYQLARINLVQRQMDRPEEAVRELGLMLEDGRFRNEAALRYGIALAQIRAGQFDDAAKTLDRLLEQHPEVVEFVVSRAQIDAQQGATERALKRLERSLTADPGSLALNLTYAETALAAGKPADAETRLQRFLDFRGEEPRIYQLLSRAAGDQDKRALGHEYLAEYYYLTGDVKAAILQLEIALKVPGLNFYDASRLESRLVDLRAEDEEKDDKGRPKP; encoded by the coding sequence ATGAACAAACCAGTTAACGCATCCAAGGGCGCACGCATCGCGCTCAGCCTGTTGCTGCTGGCGGCGCCGGCGCCGCCTGCCATGGCGCTCGATACCGATCTGCCGGACCTGGGCAACTCGGCGGGCAGCCTGATGTCGCCGAAACGCGAGCGCGATCTCGGCAAGGCCTTCATGCGCGGCGTGCGACGATCCGAAAAGGTGATGGACGACCCGCTGCTCGCCGACTACATCGAACACCTTGGGCAGAAGCTGGTGGCCGCGAGCGACGTCAAGGGCACACCGTTCCACTTTTTCCTGATCGACGATCCGACGATCAACGCGTTCGCCGGTCCGGGTGGCCACATCGGGGTGTTCTCGGGACTCGTGATGACCACCGACACCGAGAGCGAGCTGGCGGCCGTGTTGGCGCACGAGATTGCACACGTCACCCAGCAGCACCTGATGCGCGCCTGGGAATCCACGAGCCAACTGAGTATCCCGAGTGCTGCAGTACTGCTCGCCGCGATCGTACTCGGGGCGACCGTCGGCGGTGACGCGGCGGCGGCCGCGGCGGTCGGCGGCCAGGCCGCACTCATCCAGCAACAGATCAACTTCACGCGTGCGAACGAACAGGAAGCCGACCGCGTCGGTATCGACATCCTCGCACACAGCGGCTTCGAACCGCGCGCGATGCCGTCGTTCTTCGATCGGATGGGAAAGGCGAACCGGATATACGCGAGCAAGCTGCCGGAATTCCTGATGACCCACCCGGTCACGACCAGCCGCACAGCGGACGCGCTCGGCCGCGCCGAACAGTTTGCGTATCGGCAGGCGCCCGAGGACCTCCGCTATCAGCTGGCACGCATCAATCTGGTGCAGCGTCAGATGGACCGGCCCGAAGAGGCAGTGCGCGAACTCGGCCTGATGCTCGAGGATGGCCGATTCCGCAACGAGGCGGCGCTGCGCTACGGGATCGCGCTCGCCCAGATACGCGCCGGACAATTCGACGATGCCGCCAAGACCCTCGACCGTCTGCTCGAACAGCATCCGGAGGTGGTCGAATTCGTCGTGTCCAGGGCGCAGATCGACGCGCAACAAGGCGCCACGGAGCGGGCGTTGAAACGCCTCGAACGCTCGCTGACTGCGGACCCTGGCAGCCTGGCACTCAATCTGACCTACGCCGAAACCGCGCTGGCGGCCGGCAAGCCGGCCGACGCCGAGACACGGCTGCAACGCTTCCTGGACTTCCGGGGAGAGGAACCGCGGATCTATCAGCTGCTCTCGCGGGCCGCCGGCGACCAGGACAAACGTGCCCTCGGGCACGAATATCTCGCCGAGTATTATTACCTTACGGGTGACGTGAAGGCGGCCATACTGCAACTGGAGATCGCGCTGAAGGTGCCGGGGCTGAACTTTTACGACGCGTCGAGACTCGAATCCAGACTGGTCGACCTGCGCGCCGAAGATGAAGAAAAGGACGACAAAGGACGGCCGAAACCGTAG
- the soxX gene encoding sulfur oxidation c-type cytochrome SoxX produces the protein MRKTASFATAAISLAALFASASMLPTAAGAADAETIKMGKEVAFDRRKGNCLACHMMGDGESPGDIGPPLIAMKARFPDPAKLRAQIWDPMVANPDTRMPAFGKYEALSGKEIDAIVAYLYTL, from the coding sequence ATGCGGAAAACCGCAAGTTTCGCGACAGCGGCCATATCCCTGGCTGCATTGTTCGCCAGCGCAAGCATGCTGCCCACGGCAGCCGGGGCTGCCGATGCCGAGACCATCAAGATGGGCAAAGAGGTTGCCTTCGACCGCAGGAAGGGCAACTGCCTCGCCTGCCACATGATGGGCGACGGCGAAAGCCCGGGCGATATCGGACCGCCGCTGATCGCCATGAAGGCGCGGTTCCCGGATCCGGCCAAACTGCGCGCGCAGATCTGGGACCCGATGGTGGCCAATCCCGATACACGGATGCCGGCGTTCGGAAAGTACGAGGCGCTTTCGGGCAAAGAGATCGATGCCATCGTCGCCTATCTCTACACGCTTTAA
- the soxY gene encoding thiosulfate oxidation carrier protein SoxY — translation MNIKRRVFLKGSLAAGTVGVAVGAGLLAPQAVVAAWNEKAFQAKSVDEALTDALGAASNTASDAIKIKAPDIAENGAVVPVSVAADMDGVESIALLAEGNNTPLVATFMLGAGAVPDVSTRIKMGKTSDVIAVVKAGGKLHSARKSVKVTIGGCGG, via the coding sequence ATGAACATCAAACGTCGCGTATTCCTCAAGGGTTCGCTGGCGGCCGGGACCGTCGGTGTCGCAGTCGGTGCCGGCCTGCTGGCCCCGCAGGCGGTCGTCGCCGCGTGGAACGAAAAGGCCTTCCAGGCGAAGAGCGTCGACGAGGCACTTACCGACGCGCTCGGTGCGGCATCCAATACCGCATCCGATGCGATCAAGATCAAGGCCCCGGACATCGCCGAGAATGGCGCCGTGGTACCGGTATCGGTCGCCGCCGACATGGACGGTGTCGAGTCCATCGCGCTGCTCGCGGAAGGCAACAACACCCCCCTCGTGGCCACCTTCATGCTGGGTGCGGGCGCGGTGCCTGACGTATCGACGCGCATCAAGATGGGCAAGACCAGCGACGTGATCGCGGTAGTCAAGGCCGGTGGCAAGCTGCATTCGGCGCGCAAGAGCGTGAAGGTCACGATCGGCGGCTGCGGCGGTTGA
- the soxZ gene encoding thiosulfate oxidation carrier complex protein SoxZ, which yields MANSIKIRAKIKGDTTEVKCLMTHPMETGLRKDSKTGKLVPAHFINEVMAESGGKTVMTAEWSGGISKNPYLSFSFKGAAKGDEVKITWKDNKGESDSETAKIS from the coding sequence ATGGCCAACAGCATCAAAATCCGCGCCAAGATCAAAGGCGACACCACCGAGGTCAAATGCCTGATGACCCATCCGATGGAGACCGGTCTGCGCAAGGACAGCAAGACGGGCAAACTGGTACCGGCGCACTTCATCAACGAAGTGATGGCGGAATCGGGTGGCAAGACCGTGATGACTGCCGAGTGGAGCGGCGGTATCTCCAAGAACCCTTATCTGTCGTTCTCGTTCAAGGGCGCGGCGAAAGGTGACGAGGTGAAGATCACCTGGAAGGACAACAAAGGCGAGTCCGATTCGGAAACCGCGAAAATCAGCTAG
- the soxA gene encoding sulfur oxidation c-type cytochrome SoxA — protein MKSTRLALAAVCALSATVAFANKQATDTSPSEDLKVYRDYFQKRFPGIPLNEFSNGVYALDKVARDNWEAIEEFPPYEPMIEAGESIWNKPFANGKSFGSCFNDDPAQRKNYPHWDAKRKMVVTMELAINECLEANGEKPMGYNKGKIADLAAYMAYQSRGQQTNVQIPNDADALAAYNDGKAFYFARRGQLNFSCAHCHMESAGLHVRTELLSPALGHTSGWPVYRAKWGELGTLHRRFGGCNEQVRAKKFKPQGKEYRNLEYFLTHMSNGIEYNGPSARK, from the coding sequence ATGAAATCGACGAGACTGGCCCTGGCAGCCGTCTGCGCACTCAGTGCGACGGTGGCCTTTGCCAACAAGCAAGCAACCGACACCTCACCGTCCGAAGACCTCAAGGTCTATCGTGACTATTTCCAGAAGCGTTTTCCCGGCATTCCGCTGAATGAATTCAGCAACGGTGTCTATGCGCTGGATAAAGTGGCACGGGACAACTGGGAGGCGATCGAGGAATTCCCGCCTTATGAGCCGATGATCGAGGCCGGCGAGTCGATCTGGAACAAGCCGTTTGCCAACGGCAAGTCGTTCGGCAGCTGCTTCAACGACGACCCGGCGCAACGCAAGAACTACCCGCACTGGGATGCCAAGCGCAAGATGGTCGTGACGATGGAACTGGCGATCAACGAGTGCCTGGAGGCCAACGGCGAGAAGCCCATGGGTTACAACAAGGGCAAGATCGCCGATCTGGCGGCCTATATGGCGTACCAATCGCGCGGCCAGCAGACCAACGTCCAGATCCCGAACGATGCAGATGCACTGGCCGCATACAACGACGGCAAGGCATTCTATTTCGCGCGGCGTGGTCAGCTGAACTTCTCCTGCGCCCATTGCCACATGGAGAGTGCCGGGTTGCATGTCCGTACGGAGCTGCTCAGCCCGGCCCTCGGGCACACGTCGGGATGGCCGGTGTATCGCGCCAAATGGGGTGAGCTCGGCACGTTGCACCGTCGCTTCGGCGGCTGCAATGAGCAGGTGCGTGCGAAGAAGTTCAAGCCGCAGGGCAAGGAGTACCGTAACCTGGAGTACTTCCTGACCCACATGAGCAACGGTATCGAATACAACGGGCCATCAGCCCGCAAGTGA
- a CDS encoding VWA domain-containing protein: protein MRILIDISGSMRQNDPDNLRRPALRMLAGLLQPDTRAGVWTFAKWVNNLVPVAEVDAAWKTRIQSLSKKINSPGQFTNIEEVLLKASADWEGAAEGEARHLILLTDGMVDVSKQADENAQSRARIIDEILPRLQSAKVRVHTIALSERADHELMKRLAGETGGWYQQVAQAEELQRAFLRMFETVGTPDALPLEDNRFTVDASISEATVLLFSKADAPPPVLFSPSGEEFTDSDLTAGVAWYRDQGYDLITIASPAKGEWRLRADLDPDNRVMVVTDLRLQVSEVPAHIAADEPVRIEAHLSNKGELVSRPAFLRLLEVRADATTDEGRAPIDLNDRGEADDEAAGDGRFTMRYAEPRPRDSVELLVSVDSPTFMREKRLRLAVHEAAVGEVVDTADGAVLKVRPETAVLQPDLQIEAWQQGADGARTVLQGQSADDGVWQASLIEADQPAFFKVAGRSRLGNLVTRTGGPLMRPGVPPPAPPQPAAEAEPEPTPPVEAPAPVEQQPPAVEPVDEPPPQEAAAEEAGWLMPVLAFAGFNLLLLGGAGAWWFLRRRRAGTDDEFDFDELVGGGGEAKQPAGDAPEEHAA, encoded by the coding sequence GTGCGCATTCTGATCGATATCTCCGGCAGCATGCGGCAGAACGATCCGGACAATCTGCGCCGACCGGCGCTGCGCATGCTCGCCGGCCTGCTGCAACCGGACACCCGCGCCGGAGTCTGGACCTTCGCCAAATGGGTCAACAATCTGGTGCCGGTGGCCGAGGTCGACGCGGCCTGGAAGACCCGCATCCAGTCGTTGTCCAAGAAGATCAACTCGCCAGGGCAGTTCACGAACATCGAAGAGGTCCTGCTGAAGGCCTCGGCGGACTGGGAGGGCGCCGCCGAAGGCGAGGCACGGCATCTGATCCTGCTGACCGACGGTATGGTCGACGTCTCCAAGCAAGCGGATGAGAATGCGCAGTCGCGGGCACGCATAATCGATGAGATCCTGCCTCGGCTGCAATCGGCAAAGGTGCGCGTTCACACGATCGCACTTTCCGAGCGGGCGGACCACGAACTGATGAAGCGCCTGGCCGGTGAGACCGGCGGTTGGTACCAGCAGGTCGCCCAGGCCGAGGAGTTGCAACGCGCTTTCTTACGGATGTTCGAGACGGTCGGGACGCCGGACGCCCTGCCACTCGAAGACAATCGCTTCACCGTCGATGCCAGCATCAGCGAGGCAACGGTGTTGTTGTTCAGCAAAGCGGACGCGCCGCCGCCCGTGCTGTTCTCGCCATCGGGAGAGGAATTCACCGACAGCGACCTGACCGCCGGGGTGGCCTGGTATCGCGACCAGGGTTATGACCTCATCACGATCGCTTCGCCGGCGAAGGGGGAGTGGCGACTGCGAGCCGACCTCGATCCCGACAACCGGGTCATGGTCGTGACCGACCTGAGGCTGCAGGTTTCCGAGGTGCCGGCCCATATCGCCGCCGATGAGCCGGTGCGGATAGAGGCACACCTGAGCAACAAGGGCGAGCTGGTGAGTCGCCCGGCCTTCCTGCGACTGCTCGAGGTGCGAGCCGACGCCACCACCGACGAAGGCCGTGCGCCGATCGACCTCAACGATCGCGGCGAGGCGGATGACGAGGCGGCCGGTGACGGACGTTTCACGATGCGCTACGCGGAACCGCGCCCCAGGGACAGCGTCGAGCTGCTGGTCTCGGTCGACAGTCCGACCTTCATGCGAGAGAAGCGGCTGAGGTTGGCGGTGCACGAAGCGGCCGTGGGCGAGGTGGTCGATACCGCCGACGGCGCTGTACTGAAGGTGCGTCCGGAGACGGCGGTCCTGCAGCCGGACCTGCAGATCGAGGCTTGGCAGCAAGGCGCAGACGGTGCGCGGACGGTGCTGCAGGGGCAAAGCGCGGATGACGGTGTCTGGCAGGCGTCGCTGATCGAGGCCGACCAGCCGGCGTTCTTCAAGGTCGCCGGGCGCAGCCGGCTGGGTAATCTCGTCACCCGGACCGGTGGCCCTTTGATGCGGCCCGGTGTACCGCCGCCGGCGCCACCGCAGCCGGCAGCCGAAGCCGAACCCGAACCCACACCGCCGGTCGAAGCGCCGGCGCCCGTCGAGCAACAGCCGCCGGCCGTAGAACCGGTCGACGAACCGCCACCGCAGGAAGCGGCAGCGGAGGAGGCGGGCTGGCTGATGCCGGTACTCGCCTTCGCCGGATTCAACCTGCTGCTGCTGGGTGGCGCAGGTGCCTGGTGGTTCCTGCGGCGACGCCGGGCGGGCACGGATGACGAATTCGATTTCGACGAGCTCGTCGGGGGCGGTGGAGAGGCGAAGCAGCCCGCCGGGGACGCCCCGGAGGAGCACGCGGCGTGA
- a CDS encoding lysophospholipid acyltransferase family protein, with the protein MRDRLVTLLVKLLALLPWGWVGAAGAAAGRAVYAVGGREVDNARVNVALCFPALDEQARERLVRSNLIESGRSLAQMVKVWGGKPRDWTTMVDDNGFYEAARALLARGHGLIIAMPHLGNWELIAYLATRVAPATALYRPPRMPALDGLMRTGRERSGLVPVPIDRQGLRAMHDALQRGEIVGILPDQVPKTAGASGVVAPFFDHPALTMTLVNRLVRRHQAAVLVCCAVYDHATRRYRAHHFEGEAAIGDRSPEVAAAALNRDIERCVRSHPDHYQWTYRRFQRPDDRRLSPYRRVRS; encoded by the coding sequence ATGCGTGATCGACTCGTCACACTGCTGGTCAAGCTGTTGGCGCTGTTGCCGTGGGGCTGGGTGGGTGCAGCCGGCGCCGCGGCGGGACGCGCCGTCTACGCCGTCGGCGGTCGCGAGGTCGACAACGCGCGGGTCAATGTCGCGTTGTGTTTTCCGGCGCTCGACGAACAGGCGCGCGAGCGCCTGGTGCGCAGCAATCTCATCGAGTCCGGACGCAGTCTGGCCCAGATGGTGAAGGTCTGGGGCGGCAAGCCGCGCGACTGGACGACGATGGTCGATGACAACGGCTTCTACGAGGCGGCGAGGGCGTTGCTGGCGCGCGGTCACGGACTGATCATCGCGATGCCGCACCTCGGCAACTGGGAGTTGATCGCTTACCTCGCAACCCGCGTCGCACCCGCAACCGCGCTCTACCGGCCGCCGCGGATGCCGGCGTTGGACGGCCTGATGCGGACAGGTCGCGAACGCTCGGGGCTGGTGCCGGTGCCGATCGATCGACAGGGTCTGCGCGCCATGCACGATGCGCTGCAGCGTGGCGAGATCGTCGGCATTCTGCCCGACCAGGTGCCCAAGACAGCCGGTGCCTCCGGAGTCGTCGCGCCGTTTTTCGATCATCCCGCATTGACGATGACGCTGGTCAATCGGCTCGTGCGACGCCATCAGGCGGCCGTGCTGGTCTGTTGCGCGGTCTACGATCACGCGACACGACGTTACCGAGCACACCATTTCGAAGGTGAAGCCGCGATCGGCGACCGCTCGCCGGAGGTGGCCGCTGCCGCGCTGAACCGAGATATCGAGCGCTGCGTACGCAGCCACCCCGACCACTACCAATGGACCTACCGTCGCTTCCAGCGGCCCGACGATCGCCGCCTGAGCCCTTATCGCAGGGTGCGCAGCTAA
- a CDS encoding rhodanese-like domain-containing protein, whose amino-acid sequence MSKQDPSELSPKQAHQMLQDDPRALLVDIRSTMEFLFVGHPTGAVHVAWIDEPDWEINPHFVAEIRKLLLGGAVCDAQEGCAPVILICRSGKRSAEAGRALIEAGLKNVFHIDEGFEGDLDDHHQRGNVGGWRFHGLPWEQC is encoded by the coding sequence ATGAGCAAGCAGGACCCGAGCGAATTATCACCCAAACAGGCACACCAGATGTTGCAGGACGATCCGCGCGCCTTGCTGGTCGATATACGCTCGACCATGGAGTTCCTGTTCGTCGGGCACCCGACGGGCGCTGTCCATGTCGCGTGGATCGACGAACCGGACTGGGAGATCAATCCGCACTTCGTGGCGGAGATCCGGAAATTGCTGCTTGGCGGCGCCGTATGCGACGCCCAGGAAGGATGCGCGCCGGTGATTCTCATCTGCCGCAGCGGCAAACGGTCGGCGGAGGCCGGTCGCGCCCTCATCGAGGCCGGATTGAAGAACGTATTTCACATCGACGAGGGTTTCGAGGGCGACCTGGACGACCATCACCAACGTGGCAATGTCGGCGGCTGGCGCTTCCACGGCCTGCCCTGGGAGCAATGCTGA
- the galU gene encoding UTP--glucose-1-phosphate uridylyltransferase GalU → MIEKCLFPAAGYGTRFLPATKAMPKEMLPIVSKPLIQYGVEEAMEAGMNNIGMVTGRGKRALEDHFDVSYELEHQISGTSKEKYLADIRRIINECTFSYTRQTEMKGLGHAILTGETLIGREPFGVILADDLCVGEDIGVLAQMAAIYAKYRCSIVAIEEVPRDEVHKYGVIAGSPLEDGVFVVSNMVEKPSPEEAPSNLAIIGRYILTPDIFDVIRATPPGRNGEIQITDALQTQAVKNMVLAYRFKGQRFDCGSVEGFVSATNFFYEQWKAEQD, encoded by the coding sequence ATGATCGAAAAATGCCTGTTTCCCGCGGCCGGCTACGGCACGCGATTCCTGCCCGCAACCAAAGCCATGCCCAAAGAGATGCTGCCGATCGTCAGCAAGCCGTTGATTCAATATGGCGTCGAAGAGGCGATGGAAGCCGGGATGAACAACATCGGAATGGTCACCGGGCGCGGCAAACGCGCGCTGGAAGACCACTTCGATGTCAGCTACGAACTCGAACACCAGATCAGCGGTACCTCGAAAGAGAAATACCTTGCCGATATCCGCCGCATCATCAACGAGTGCACCTTCTCGTATACGCGGCAGACCGAGATGAAAGGCCTGGGCCACGCGATCCTGACCGGCGAAACCCTGATCGGACGCGAGCCTTTCGGCGTGATCCTCGCTGATGACCTGTGCGTCGGCGAAGACATCGGCGTACTGGCGCAGATGGCTGCGATCTATGCAAAGTATCGCTGCAGCATCGTCGCGATCGAGGAAGTGCCGCGCGACGAGGTCCACAAGTACGGGGTGATCGCCGGCTCTCCACTGGAGGATGGCGTGTTCGTGGTATCGAACATGGTCGAGAAACCGTCGCCGGAGGAGGCACCATCGAACCTTGCGATCATCGGCCGGTACATCCTGACACCCGACATCTTCGACGTCATCCGCGCCACCCCGCCGGGGCGCAACGGCGAGATCCAGATTACCGACGCGCTGCAGACCCAGGCGGTCAAGAACATGGTCCTCGCCTATCGGTTCAAGGGCCAACGCTTCGACTGCGGCAGTGTCGAGGGTTTCGTCAGTGCGACGAATTTCTTCTACGAGCAGTGGAAGGCCGAGCAGGACTGA
- the pabB gene encoding aminodeoxychorismate synthase component I, producing the protein MNTPHIERLPYWRDSRALYAELRELPWPVWLDSGYPASGGGRFDVIAADPYQTLVVHDGETLIASADGSLSRVHDDPLALLRSLLGPRSEAVGDLPFCGGAIGFLGYDLARSWTGLPPREGMPGWPTMAVGLYDWAVVVDHARQRSWFVRQGRDPRQQHGWQSALRRLLAVRSAAPRVGAVRGELVDAGMHRAAYGDRFARIQRYIHDGDCYQVNFAQRFRARTDNDAWSLYQYMREQNPAPYGALLELPFGQLLSSSPEQFLGLHNDRVTTRPIKGTRPRGATAADDVRLRAQLLDSVKDRAENLMIVDLLRNDLGKVCTPGSIEVPALFQVESFATVHHLVSTVQGRLAPGHDALDLVSACFPGGSVTGAPKRRAMQIIDELEPERREAYCGSILRLGFDGRLDSSIAIRTALLRDGDLFYWAGGGIVADSVCDDEYQESLDKAAAFLQLVDRR; encoded by the coding sequence TTGAATACACCACACATCGAACGCCTGCCCTACTGGCGCGACAGCCGGGCTTTGTACGCCGAACTGCGCGAGCTACCCTGGCCGGTCTGGCTGGACAGTGGCTACCCCGCGTCGGGCGGTGGACGTTTCGACGTCATCGCCGCCGACCCCTATCAGACGCTGGTCGTGCACGATGGTGAGACGCTGATCGCAAGCGCGGACGGGTCGCTGTCTCGGGTGCACGACGATCCACTGGCGCTGCTGCGTTCGCTCCTCGGTCCACGCAGCGAGGCGGTCGGCGACCTGCCGTTCTGCGGCGGTGCGATCGGCTTTCTCGGCTACGATCTCGCGCGTTCCTGGACGGGCCTGCCACCGCGTGAGGGGATGCCCGGTTGGCCGACGATGGCGGTCGGTCTGTACGACTGGGCGGTGGTCGTTGACCACGCCCGCCAGCGCAGCTGGTTCGTCCGTCAAGGCAGGGATCCGCGCCAACAGCATGGCTGGCAGTCGGCGTTGCGCCGCCTGCTCGCGGTCCGGTCTGCGGCGCCTCGGGTGGGTGCGGTGCGCGGCGAACTGGTGGATGCCGGCATGCACCGGGCGGCCTATGGTGATCGGTTCGCGCGCATTCAGCGCTATATCCACGATGGCGACTGTTACCAGGTCAATTTCGCGCAGCGTTTTCGTGCACGCACGGACAACGACGCCTGGTCCTTGTACCAGTACATGCGCGAACAGAATCCCGCACCGTACGGTGCGCTGCTGGAGTTGCCGTTCGGTCAGCTGCTGAGCTCCTCGCCGGAGCAGTTCCTGGGTCTGCACAACGACCGGGTCACCACCCGGCCGATCAAGGGGACCAGGCCGCGTGGCGCCACGGCGGCGGACGACGTGCGTCTGCGCGCGCAGCTGCTCGACAGCGTCAAGGACCGCGCCGAGAACCTGATGATCGTCGACCTGTTGCGTAACGATCTCGGCAAGGTCTGCACGCCCGGCTCGATCGAGGTGCCGGCGCTGTTTCAGGTCGAGTCGTTCGCCACGGTGCACCACCTGGTAAGCACGGTACAAGGACGGTTGGCGCCGGGACACGATGCATTGGACCTGGTCTCCGCGTGTTTCCCCGGCGGCTCGGTCACCGGTGCGCCCAAACGCCGTGCGATGCAGATCATCGATGAACTGGAACCGGAACGGCGCGAGGCGTACTGCGGCAGCATCCTACGCCTCGGTTTCGACGGTCGGCTCGACAGCAGTATCGCGATTCGAACCGCGTTGTTGCGCGACGGGGACCTGTTCTACTGGGCAGGCGGTGGAATCGTCGCCGATTCGGTATGCGACGACGAGTACCAGGAGTCGCTCGACAAGGCTGCGGCCTTCCTGCAGCTGGTCGACCGCAGATGA
- a CDS encoding OmpA family protein: MKTRILQVAVVLAALVGASQIQAAEGYWDDKAADVWRSGSGECLHTNFWNADMAIVGCDGKVAEPPPAPMPVVEAAPVAPEPVAMTSAEATVNFAFDRADLDSQATAALDSLVSQAKSQGSIKAVRLTGHADRVGTEEYNLDLSLRRAGSVNDYLVERAGVSPQAIEVSGKGESEPLAACEGMRGSAALSCLAPNRRVEVVIDLF; this comes from the coding sequence ATGAAAACCCGGATTCTTCAAGTTGCTGTCGTGTTGGCGGCTTTGGTTGGCGCTTCGCAGATACAGGCCGCCGAAGGTTATTGGGACGACAAGGCCGCTGACGTGTGGCGCAGTGGCAGCGGTGAGTGTCTGCACACCAATTTCTGGAATGCGGACATGGCGATCGTAGGCTGCGACGGCAAAGTCGCGGAGCCGCCGCCGGCTCCGATGCCGGTGGTCGAAGCGGCTCCGGTCGCGCCTGAGCCGGTGGCCATGACCTCGGCCGAGGCCACGGTGAACTTTGCGTTCGACCGTGCCGACCTGGACAGCCAGGCGACTGCGGCCCTCGACAGCCTGGTCAGCCAGGCGAAGTCGCAGGGTTCGATCAAGGCGGTGCGTCTGACCGGTCATGCGGACCGAGTCGGAACCGAGGAATACAACCTCGACCTGTCGCTGCGTCGCGCGGGCTCCGTCAACGACTATCTGGTCGAACGTGCCGGCGTGTCGCCGCAGGCGATCGAGGTGTCGGGCAAGGGTGAGTCGGAGCCGCTGGCCGCCTGCGAAGGTATGCGTGGCTCGGCTGCATTGTCCTGCCTCGCGCCGAACCGTCGCGTCGAAGTGGTCATCGATCTGTTCTGA